A portion of the Blattabacterium clevelandi genome contains these proteins:
- a CDS encoding biotin--[acetyl-CoA-carboxylase] ligase has translation MKKIIWPIYLIFLQKVDSTNQYIKRNILKYIKNWTIVWSINQINGKGVGKNHWNTEKGKNLTFSIFLKSIIFPIDKGYIINLIISNAIHKTLFVYNKNIWIKWPNDIILLNKKIGGILIENNVLYKKIYTIIIGIGLNVNQIKFDEKFQASSLKKILKKNFQLEQLFYELIYSIQKEWLFFMTYGEKFIRNYYINYLYMKDKISFFDIINNNHKHKKITQGIIRNITKKGNLIIEFKKNNKLYSFSQKKIKLIF, from the coding sequence TTGAAAAAAATTATTTGGCCAATATATTTAATTTTTTTACAAAAAGTAGATTCTACTAATCAGTATATAAAAAGAAATATATTAAAATATATTAAAAATTGGACTATTGTTTGGTCTATTAATCAAATTAATGGAAAAGGAGTAGGTAAAAATCATTGGAATACAGAAAAAGGAAAAAATTTGACTTTTAGTATTTTTTTAAAATCAATAATTTTTCCTATTGATAAAGGATATATTATAAATTTGATTATAAGTAATGCTATTCATAAAACATTATTTGTTTATAATAAAAATATCTGGATTAAATGGCCTAATGATATCATTTTATTGAATAAAAAAATAGGAGGTATTTTAATTGAAAATAATGTTTTATATAAAAAAATATATACAATTATTATTGGAATAGGATTGAATGTAAATCAAATAAAATTTGATGAAAAATTTCAAGCTTCTTCTTTAAAAAAAATTCTTAAAAAAAATTTTCAATTAGAACAACTTTTTTATGAATTAATTTATTCTATTCAAAAAGAATGGCTTTTTTTTATGACTTATGGAGAAAAATTTATAAGAAATTATTACATAAATTACCTTTATATGAAAGATAAGATATCTTTTTTTGATATTATTAATAATAATCATAAACATAAAAAAATTACTCAAGGAATTATACGAAATATAACTAAAAAAGGAAATTTGATTATAGAATTTAAAAAAAATAATAAATTATATTCTTTTTCTCAAAAAAAAATAAAACTTATCTTTTAA